One genomic segment of Agromyces intestinalis includes these proteins:
- a CDS encoding D-alanine--D-alanine ligase family protein produces the protein MTRRRVVLLFGGRSSEHSISCATAGGVLGAIDRSRFEVIPVGITRDGAFVLEQDDPARFALDPASLPEVVDNGTRVSWPESAASRELRVTDGSGERSLGDVDVVFPILHGRFGEDGTVQGLLELVGLPYVGNGVLASAIGMDKHVTKTVLEGTGLEVAPWVTLTRAALAADPELWTRRVHSLGLPVFVKPSRAGSSVGVTKVADWAELDAALDVAFAEDRTVLVEQAVVGRELEVAVLGGRDGEAPRVSVAGEILVTGREFYDFEAKYLDVPGVELVCPAELGDGELFELQRVARRAFEGIGGEGLARVDVFLTDAGFVVNEVNTMPGFTPISMFPTCWLRSGLAYPELITELIEVGFAREAR, from the coding sequence ATGACCAGGCGCAGGGTGGTTCTGCTGTTCGGCGGGCGCTCAAGCGAGCATTCGATCAGCTGCGCGACGGCGGGCGGGGTGCTCGGGGCGATCGACCGTAGCCGGTTCGAGGTCATCCCGGTCGGGATCACCCGCGACGGCGCGTTCGTCCTCGAACAGGACGACCCGGCCCGGTTCGCACTCGACCCGGCGAGCCTTCCCGAGGTGGTCGACAACGGCACGCGCGTGAGCTGGCCCGAGAGCGCGGCCTCGCGCGAGCTGCGCGTCACGGATGGTTCGGGCGAACGTTCGCTCGGCGACGTCGATGTGGTGTTCCCGATCCTGCACGGTCGGTTCGGCGAGGACGGCACGGTGCAGGGGTTGCTCGAGCTCGTCGGTCTGCCGTACGTCGGCAACGGCGTGCTCGCCTCGGCGATCGGCATGGACAAGCACGTCACCAAGACCGTGCTCGAGGGAACCGGGCTCGAGGTGGCGCCGTGGGTGACGCTCACGCGGGCCGCGCTCGCGGCCGACCCCGAACTCTGGACGCGCCGCGTGCACTCCCTCGGGCTGCCGGTGTTCGTGAAGCCGTCGCGCGCGGGCAGCTCGGTCGGGGTGACGAAGGTCGCCGACTGGGCCGAGCTTGATGCCGCGCTCGACGTGGCGTTCGCGGAGGACCGCACCGTGCTCGTCGAGCAGGCGGTGGTCGGGCGCGAGCTGGAGGTCGCGGTGCTCGGCGGGCGAGACGGCGAGGCGCCGCGCGTGAGCGTCGCCGGCGAGATCCTGGTCACCGGTCGCGAGTTCTACGACTTCGAGGCGAAGTACCTCGATGTGCCCGGGGTCGAGCTGGTGTGCCCGGCCGAACTCGGCGACGGCGAGCTGTTCGAGCTGCAGCGGGTCGCCCGACGCGCGTTCGAGGGTATCGGGGGCGAGGGGCTCGCGCGGGTCGACGTGTTCCTCACCGACGCCGGGTTCGTGGTCAACGAGGTGAACACGATGCCGGGCTTCACGCCGATCTCGATGTTCCC
- a CDS encoding lysophospholipid acyltransferase family protein, which translates to MILPIWNLGVKYRFHGKLPLQGAFVLSPNHYSEIDPLVMGVASWKLGRLPRFLAKASLFKVPVVGWFLRTSGQIPVERHGSTGHTAIRSAEDLVEKGRMVIVYPEGSLTRDPDLWPMRGKTGAVRIALERDIPLIPSAHWGTQAIMPRYGKKISLFPRKTVDVIIGEPLDLSAYRGRPLDQATLTAATAELMDAIAMLLAELRGEPAPARRWDPLQHGQKETGRLEE; encoded by the coding sequence CTGATCCTCCCGATCTGGAACCTCGGCGTGAAGTACCGCTTCCACGGCAAGCTGCCGCTGCAGGGCGCCTTCGTGCTCTCGCCGAACCATTACAGCGAGATCGATCCGCTCGTCATGGGTGTCGCGAGCTGGAAGCTGGGGCGCCTGCCGCGGTTCCTCGCGAAGGCGTCTCTGTTCAAGGTCCCCGTGGTCGGTTGGTTCCTGCGCACATCGGGGCAGATCCCTGTCGAGCGGCACGGATCGACGGGGCACACCGCGATCCGCTCGGCCGAAGACCTGGTCGAGAAGGGCCGGATGGTCATCGTCTACCCCGAGGGATCGCTCACTCGCGACCCCGATCTGTGGCCGATGCGCGGCAAGACGGGTGCGGTGCGCATCGCGCTCGAGCGCGACATCCCGTTGATCCCGTCCGCCCACTGGGGCACCCAGGCGATCATGCCGCGCTACGGCAAGAAGATCAGCCTGTTCCCGCGCAAGACCGTCGACGTCATCATCGGCGAGCCGCTCGATCTGTCGGCCTACCGAGGCCGACCGCTCGACCAGGCGACGCTCACCGCGGCCACGGCCGAGTTGATGGACGCGATCGCGATGCTGCTCGCCGAACTCCGTGGCGAACCCGCGCCGGCCCGGCGCTGGGATCCGCTGCAGCACGGCCAGAAAGAGACCGGGCGCCTTGAGGAATAG
- the leuC gene encoding 3-isopropylmalate dehydratase large subunit, which translates to MNDSATTHPRTLAEKVWQAHLVKQGSNGEPDLIYIDLHLVHEVTSPQAFDGLRMAGRPVRRPDLTIATEDHNTPTLDIDKPIADLTSRTQIETLRRNAAEFGIRIHSLGDKEQGIVHVVGPQLGLTQPGITVVCGDSHTSTHGAFGAMAFGIGTSEVEHVLATQTLPLKPFKTMAINVEGTLRPGVTAKDIILAVIAKIGTGGGQGYVLEYRGSAIRALSMDGRMTICNMSIEAGARAGMVAPDDTTFAYLQGRPHAPEGEDWDAAVEYWRTLRTDEGATFDAEVFIDADALEPFVTWGTNPGQGTSLSETVPDPASIDDQHERAAAERALEYMDLEPGTPLKDIRVDAVFMGSCTNSRIEDLRAFASIIKGRMKAHGVRVMVVPGSARVRLEAEAEGLDKVFTEFGAEWRFAGCSMCLGMNPDQLAPGERCASTSNRNFEGRQGKGGRTHLVSPLVAAATAIRGTLSSPWDLEQEGADVATPVAAHETEGVRA; encoded by the coding sequence ATGAACGACAGCGCGACGACGCATCCGCGCACCCTGGCTGAGAAGGTGTGGCAAGCCCACCTGGTGAAGCAGGGATCCAACGGCGAACCCGACCTGATCTACATCGACCTGCACCTGGTGCACGAGGTCACGAGCCCGCAGGCGTTCGACGGCCTGCGCATGGCCGGGCGCCCCGTGCGTCGCCCCGACCTCACGATCGCCACCGAAGACCACAACACTCCGACGCTCGACATCGACAAGCCGATCGCCGACCTGACGAGTCGCACGCAGATCGAGACTCTGCGCCGCAACGCCGCCGAGTTCGGCATCCGCATCCACTCGCTGGGCGACAAGGAGCAGGGCATCGTCCACGTGGTCGGCCCGCAGCTCGGGCTCACCCAGCCCGGCATCACCGTCGTGTGCGGCGACTCGCACACCTCGACGCACGGCGCGTTCGGCGCGATGGCGTTCGGCATCGGCACGAGCGAGGTCGAGCACGTGCTCGCCACCCAGACCCTGCCGTTGAAGCCGTTCAAGACCATGGCGATCAACGTCGAGGGCACGCTGCGCCCTGGCGTCACCGCGAAAGACATCATTCTCGCCGTGATCGCGAAGATCGGCACGGGCGGCGGGCAGGGCTACGTGCTCGAGTACCGCGGTTCGGCGATCCGCGCGCTGTCGATGGACGGCCGCATGACGATCTGCAACATGTCGATCGAGGCGGGCGCCCGCGCCGGCATGGTCGCACCGGATGACACCACCTTCGCCTACCTGCAGGGCCGGCCGCACGCCCCAGAGGGCGAGGACTGGGACGCGGCCGTCGAGTACTGGCGCACGCTGCGCACCGACGAGGGTGCGACGTTCGACGCCGAGGTGTTCATCGACGCCGACGCGCTCGAGCCGTTCGTGACGTGGGGCACGAACCCCGGGCAGGGCACCTCGCTCAGCGAGACCGTGCCCGACCCGGCATCCATCGACGACCAGCACGAGCGGGCCGCCGCCGAGCGCGCGCTCGAGTACATGGACCTCGAGCCGGGAACCCCCCTGAAAGACATCCGCGTCGACGCGGTCTTCATGGGCTCCTGCACGAACAGCCGCATCGAGGACCTGCGGGCGTTCGCCTCCATCATCAAGGGCCGCATGAAGGCCCACGGGGTGCGCGTGATGGTCGTTCCGGGTTCGGCTCGCGTGCGCCTCGAGGCCGAGGCCGAGGGCCTCGACAAGGTGTTCACCGAGTTCGGCGCCGAGTGGCGGTTCGCCGGATGCTCGATGTGCCTCGGGATGAATCCCGACCAGCTCGCCCCGGGCGAGCGTTGCGCGTCGACCTCCAACCGCAACTTCGAAGGCCGGCAGGGCAAGGGCGGTCGAACCCACCTGGTGTCGCCGCTGGTGGCCGCGGCCACCGCGATCCGCGGCACACTGTCGAGTCCTTGGGACCTCGAGCAGGAGGGAGCGGATGTCGCGACCCCGGTCGCGGCGCACGAGACCGAGGGGGTGCGGGCCTGA
- the leuD gene encoding 3-isopropylmalate dehydratase small subunit has protein sequence MQQITTVTGVAVPLRRSNVDTDQIIPAVFLKRVTKTGFDDALFHGWRQDPEFILNDPAYAGAQVLIAGPDFGTGSSREHAVWALRDFGFQVVISSRFGDIFRGNSGKQGLLAAQVAYEDIERLWAVIEADPGMSVTVDLVARTVAAGDLQVPFDIDDYTRWRLLEGLDDIGLTLRDEAAISEFEAHREAWRPKTLPIRESQEAGS, from the coding sequence ATGCAGCAGATCACGACCGTCACGGGTGTCGCGGTGCCGCTGCGCCGCTCCAACGTCGACACCGACCAGATCATCCCGGCGGTGTTCCTGAAGCGGGTGACCAAGACCGGGTTCGACGACGCGCTGTTCCACGGTTGGCGTCAGGACCCCGAGTTCATCCTCAACGACCCGGCGTACGCCGGTGCGCAGGTGCTCATCGCCGGCCCCGACTTCGGCACCGGATCCAGTCGCGAGCACGCCGTCTGGGCCTTGCGCGACTTCGGGTTCCAGGTGGTCATCAGCTCGCGGTTCGGCGACATCTTCCGGGGCAACTCGGGCAAGCAGGGGCTGCTCGCCGCGCAGGTCGCCTACGAAGACATCGAGCGGCTGTGGGCGGTCATCGAGGCCGACCCGGGAATGTCCGTCACGGTCGATCTCGTTGCACGTACGGTGGCCGCCGGTGACCTCCAGGTCCCGTTCGACATCGACGACTACACTCGGTGGCGACTGCTGGAGGGCCTCGACGACATCGGACTCACCCTCCGAGACGAGGCCGCCATCTCCGAATTCGAAGCACATCGAGAGGCGTGGCGGCCCAAGACCCTCCCCATCAGGGAGTCGCAGGAAGCAGGGAGCTGA
- the murA gene encoding UDP-N-acetylglucosamine 1-carboxyvinyltransferase, with amino-acid sequence MNTLVDDAKQHGSAVGLPVDRITINGGKPLHGRIELKGAKNLVTKAMVAAILGDTPSVLKDVPDISDVRIVRGLLEVHGVTVTKGGDDELVLDPSGVATAHMADIDAHAGSSRIPILFCGPLLHRLGEAFIPDLGGCRIGDRPIDYHLEVLRNFGAVVEKLPSGIRMTAPTGLHGAKVSLPYPSVGATEQVLLTAVLADGITELSGAAIEPEIMDLVNILQKMGAIITVETDRVIRIEGVDKLDGYTHRALFDRNEAASWAAAALATEGDIFVGGARQAEMLTFLNVFRKVGGAFEIEEDGIRFYHPGGELKPVIIETDVHPGFMTDWQQPLVIALTKAKGVSIVHETVYEQRFGFVDALVEMGASIEVHKECLGGRPCRFGQRNFQHSAVISGPSHLVGADIEVPDLRGGFSHLIAALTAEGRSTVSNVGIIARGYENFIGKLEQLGADFELVA; translated from the coding sequence GTGAACACACTCGTGGATGACGCGAAGCAGCACGGATCGGCAGTGGGGCTGCCCGTTGATCGCATCACGATCAACGGCGGCAAGCCGTTGCACGGCCGGATCGAGCTGAAGGGCGCGAAGAATCTCGTCACCAAGGCGATGGTGGCGGCGATCCTCGGTGACACGCCGAGCGTCCTGAAGGACGTGCCCGACATCAGCGACGTGCGCATCGTGCGCGGCCTGCTCGAGGTGCACGGCGTGACCGTGACCAAGGGCGGCGACGACGAGTTGGTGCTCGACCCGTCGGGCGTGGCGACGGCTCACATGGCCGACATCGACGCGCACGCGGGTTCGAGCCGCATCCCGATCCTGTTCTGCGGCCCGCTGCTGCACCGCCTCGGCGAGGCGTTCATCCCCGATCTCGGCGGCTGCCGCATCGGCGACCGCCCGATCGACTACCACCTCGAGGTGCTGCGCAATTTCGGCGCGGTCGTCGAGAAGCTGCCGAGCGGCATCCGCATGACCGCTCCGACGGGGCTGCACGGCGCGAAGGTGTCGCTGCCCTACCCGAGCGTCGGCGCGACCGAGCAGGTGCTGCTCACCGCGGTGCTCGCCGACGGCATCACCGAACTGTCGGGCGCCGCCATCGAGCCCGAGATCATGGACCTCGTCAACATCCTGCAGAAGATGGGCGCGATCATCACGGTCGAGACCGACCGGGTCATCCGCATCGAGGGCGTCGACAAGCTCGACGGCTACACCCACCGCGCGCTGTTCGACCGCAACGAGGCCGCGAGCTGGGCCGCGGCGGCGCTCGCGACCGAAGGCGACATCTTCGTCGGCGGTGCCCGTCAGGCCGAGATGCTGACCTTCCTCAACGTCTTCCGCAAGGTCGGCGGTGCGTTCGAGATCGAAGAGGACGGCATCCGCTTCTACCACCCCGGTGGCGAGCTGAAGCCGGTCATCATCGAGACCGACGTGCACCCGGGCTTCATGACCGACTGGCAGCAGCCGCTGGTGATCGCGCTGACCAAGGCCAAGGGCGTGTCGATCGTGCACGAGACGGTCTACGAGCAGCGGTTCGGCTTCGTCGACGCGCTGGTCGAGATGGGCGCCTCGATCGAGGTGCACAAAGAGTGCCTCGGCGGGCGTCCGTGCCGGTTCGGGCAGCGCAACTTCCAGCACTCGGCGGTCATCTCGGGCCCGAGCCACCTGGTCGGCGCCGACATCGAGGTGCCCGACCTTCGCGGCGGGTTCAGCCACCTCATCGCGGCGCTCACGGCCGAGGGGCGTTCGACCGTGTCGAACGTCGGCATCATCGCCCGCGGGTACGAGAACTTCATCGGCAAGCTCGAGCAGCTCGGGGCCGACTTCGAGCTCGTCGCATAA
- a CDS encoding NAD(P)H-dependent glycerol-3-phosphate dehydrogenase: MRNRPPARRGTGKRVAVLGAGSWGTTFAKILADGGADVVVWARRPELAREIQEGKRNSDYLPGVNLPMNLRATSRLDLALAGAEQVYVSVPSQSLRDNLKLAAPHLHADATIVSLMKGVEKSSGLRMSEVIAQVLPIDPAQIAVVSGPNLALEIAKEQPTAAVVASDSLETAQAVASVARNRYFRSFVNTDVIGTEFGGVLKNLIAVAIGIVDGVGYGENTKASIITRGLVEMTDFAVAYGAHPDTLAGLAGLGDLIATSQSPLSRNNTAGRLLGQGYRLADVVKQMQQTTEGLASVGPVLELARAKGVEMPIVEQVRQVLAGTMDPKDIAPHLTTDDEPKGERTLDDQAQGGSAVRRALKRAFDQLRDGGRGARGDRP; this comes from the coding sequence TTGAGGAATAGACCCCCCGCGCGACGAGGCACGGGCAAGCGCGTCGCCGTCCTCGGCGCCGGCAGCTGGGGCACGACGTTCGCGAAGATCCTCGCCGACGGCGGCGCCGATGTCGTCGTCTGGGCTCGCCGACCCGAGCTCGCCCGCGAGATCCAGGAGGGCAAGCGCAACAGCGACTACCTCCCGGGCGTCAATCTGCCGATGAACCTGCGCGCGACGAGCCGGCTCGACCTGGCGCTCGCCGGAGCCGAGCAGGTGTACGTTTCGGTGCCGAGCCAGTCGCTGCGCGACAACCTGAAGCTGGCCGCCCCGCACCTGCACGCCGATGCGACGATCGTCTCGCTCATGAAGGGCGTCGAGAAGTCGAGCGGCCTGCGCATGAGCGAAGTGATCGCGCAGGTGCTGCCCATCGACCCGGCCCAGATCGCAGTCGTCAGCGGACCGAACCTCGCGCTCGAGATCGCGAAGGAGCAGCCCACGGCGGCCGTCGTGGCATCCGATAGCCTCGAGACGGCGCAGGCCGTCGCCTCCGTCGCGCGCAACCGCTACTTCCGCAGCTTCGTGAACACCGATGTCATCGGCACCGAGTTCGGCGGCGTCCTCAAGAACCTGATCGCGGTGGCGATCGGCATCGTCGACGGCGTCGGCTACGGCGAGAACACGAAGGCCTCGATCATCACACGAGGCCTCGTCGAGATGACCGACTTCGCGGTCGCCTACGGCGCGCACCCCGACACCCTGGCCGGCCTCGCAGGCCTGGGCGACCTGATCGCGACGAGCCAGTCGCCCCTCAGCCGCAACAACACCGCGGGTCGCCTGCTCGGGCAGGGGTATCGGCTCGCCGACGTGGTGAAGCAGATGCAGCAGACCACCGAGGGGCTGGCGAGCGTCGGGCCGGTCCTGGAGCTCGCGAGGGCGAAGGGCGTCGAGATGCCCATCGTCGAGCAGGTGAGGCAGGTCCTCGCCGGGACGATGGATCCGAAGGACATCGCACCCCACCTCACGACCGATGACGAGCCCAAGGGCGAAAGGACTCTCGATGACCAGGCGCAGGGTGGTTCTGCTGTTCGGCGGGCGCTCAAGCGAGCATTCGATCAGCTGCGCGACGGCGGGCGGGGTGCTCGGGGCGATCGACCGTAG